In Plasmodium malariae genome assembly, chromosome: 11, the following proteins share a genomic window:
- the PmUG01_11059900 gene encoding conserved Plasmodium protein, unknown function, translating into MKEIAVQNSRNIKFEHSNKNENITTSSDENHENKIIKNINNYKELKSSYSLRTASSTMSKKSSRRETKKKNKKSTKNEEDNNYGGHGNEKINDHEYSNRNNDQHGVHDYGNVHKDNHNLDAQKIELKSNSLKQAHIEEIIPSVNNENINYNEKIDREKNNDLISNNNNGSKLKKKLNVEDENLNILGCHKMKSFKHSKSSPRSKVTNNYKSKTFIDGKVKVTESAIDVPNIGNNAHIEKGGKNYAMCSFSKRDELDIKEQDILLQYEKYKREKERKKKKKKKKMKFKLFRKSVLYSNNICPDMVNILNQTKLNLSFYQREVDDFLNVIRNLQNIVLIEREKYSELKEMLKYTTEEIEKENNKLYEELNMFKYKYNKLRSFISNIGYGIFFNLEKKERNSYNCGNNDNNNDNNNDNINGNINNNNHEIYNYNNKNNSNNKAYLNLEQLCTNERNAEMSEHDYVMVNKKYNCSNGCYNNKYVIRGRKGNNSSLLKYLDF; encoded by the exons ATGAAAGAAATAGCAGTGCAAAATAGTAGAAACATAAAATTTGAACACTCGAATAAAAATGAGAATATAACAACATCATCAGATGAAAATcatgaaaacaaaataattaagaatattaataattacaaGGAATTGAAGTCTTCATATTCGCTCCGTACAGCTTCCTCTACAATGTCAAAGAAAAGTTCAAGAAGAGaaacgaaaaagaaaaataaaaaaagtacaaagAATGAAGAAGATAATAATTATGGAGGTCAtggtaatgaaaaaataaatgatcaTGAATACAGTAACCGTAACAACGATCAGCATGGGGTTCATGATTATGGTAATGTTCATAAGGACAATCATAATTTAGATGCACAGAAGATCGAACTCAAATCAAACTCACTAAAACAAGCCCACATAGAGGAAATAATACCTTCtgttaataatgaaaatataaattataatgaaaaaatagacagagaaaaaaataacgacttaataagtaataataacaatggtagtaaattaaaaaaaaaattaaatgttgAAGATGAgaatttgaatatattaggTTGCCATAAGATGAAATCTTTTAAGCATAGTAAAAGTAGCCCAAGAAGTAAGGTAACAAACAACTATAAAAGCAAAACATTTATTGATGGAAAAGTAAAAGTTACAGAAAGTGCAATAGATGTACCAAATATTGGAAATAATGCACACATTgaaaaagggggaaaaaacTATGCTATGTGCTCCTTTAGCAAACGGGATGAACTTGACATAAAGGAACAAGATATTCTACTTCAGTATGAAAAGTATAAACGTGAAaaagaacgaaaaaaaaaaaaaaaaaaaaaaaaaatgaaattcaaATTGTTTAGAAAAAGTGTTTTATactcaaataatatatgtccAGATATGGTAAATATACTCAACCAAACAAAACTAAACCTGAGTTTCTACCAAAGGGAGGTAGACGACTTTTTAAATGTCATAAGGAATCTTCAAAATAT AGTTTTAATAGAGCGAGAAAAGTATAGCGAGTTAAAAGAAATGTTAAAATACACAACTGAAGAGatagaaaaggaaaacaataaattatatgaagaattaaatatgtttaaatacaagtataataaattaagaagTTTCATATCAAATATTGGTTATGgtatcttttttaatttggaaAAGAAGGAAAGAAATAGCTATAATTGTGGTAATAATGACAATAATAATGACAACAATAATGACAATATTAATGGgaacattaataataataatcatgAGATTTATAactacaataataaaaataatagtaataataaggCATATTTGAATCTTGAACAATTGTGTACAAATGAACGAAATGCAGAAATGAGTGAACATGATTATGTAATGgttaataagaaatataattgtTCTAACggttgttataataataaatacgtTATAAGGGGTAGGAAGGGTAataattcttctttattGAAGTATTTAGACTTTTAA
- the JmjC2 gene encoding JmjC domain containing protein, putative, producing the protein MKKYETDGFDNYCKLIKRKIKEISEDEIETANLFEKLIKKYNLKSIKRVSLPVQKNCCFSCRSSANYFYNYYYKKKEPVIITNLNHKIGNCVKYFDNKNIVKYIGDTKVSIHVSNSKFLNNVNKNFRYTLSSLTNFILLIGKENKKKKVNNNFSINCKQDRKKIYITFNNDKEVYQKKNLAKHEDSISNCQEGKNNKLKYQEECFENYLVDNKTLIQNDGNEIILDNSSISNDAAETNGKILPYHVKDGNHKRVKCANGKDNNSRDSNNYYYYYRSLGTNHFKDVSNIKKMNSFIKDNFFLPAEIYPPYEKFEFFSSVLRIGQTNIFIWLHYDIPDNFLIQIKGRKKILLIPPKFIKYFNIINSSSSYNLFHILIKKNKLSKKEKIIKKILQKFALVADIYEGDVLFIPSLWLHYVYNMPAHTYLKKRYKKYHQYLYTVTEKLQGSFFSKEYKKEYDKKKNLSSYNFYKNSKFKIIGRNKTKKKKNTYVVTKKFKRKHESKIRLRYLANNIFLYTNKSDNLNCSEHLSYVPKDADKNELITHYSHLENYEEYLKKNFHIFIDSNCVQSCNRTSNNEKKGKKFLSTRNDNKKMAYNKKIEEKDNSEHLKHADNTATSKVIEEKGSDSSEDFYLNAKLNISVNYFFRKRKEICLFNKKDLYGNQDIHVVNQIFKKIQKEIKPLISVPAKYKNFYLQKIQGFLYSYLDEEYI; encoded by the coding sequence atgaaaaaatacgAAACAGATGGCTTCGACAATTACTGTAAATTAATTAAGAGGAAAATCAAAGAAATAAGCGAAGATGAAATAGAAACAGCGAATTTGTTCGAAAAActgattaaaaaatataacttaaaaagcataaaaagGGTCTCTCTTCcagtacaaaaaaattgttgCTTTAGCTGTCGTTCATCAGCTAACtacttttataattactattataaaaaaaaggaaccgGTTATCATTACAAATTTAAATCATAAAATAGGAAACTGCGTCAAATATTTTGACAATAAGAatattgttaaatatataggaGATACAAAAGTAAGCATACACGTAAGTAACtccaaatttttaaataatgtaaataaaaattttcgaTATACGCTCTCATCcttaacaaattttattttacttattggaaaagaaaataaaaaaaaaaaagttaataataatttttcaataaattgTAAACAagacagaaaaaaaatatatataacatttaataatgataaagaggtttatcaaaaaaaaaatttagcaAAACATGAAGACAGCATTAGTAATTGTCAAGAAGggaaaaataacaaattaaaatatcaaGAAGAatgttttgaaaattatttagtaGATAACAAAACTTTAATACAAAACGAtggaaatgaaataatattagaCAACTCTTCTATTAGCAATGATGCTGCAGAAACGAACGGAAAAATCTTACCCTATCATGTAAAAGACGGAAATCACAAAAGGGTAAAGTGTGCAAATGGCAAAGACAATAATAGTAGGGATTCGAAtaattactactactattacagATCATTGGGAACAAATCATTTTAAGGATGtgtcaaatataaaaaaaatgaattcattcataaaagataatttttttttacctgcTGAAATTTATCCCCCTTATGAAAAGtttgaatttttttcctctGTGTTAAGAATAGGACaaactaatatttttatatggcTACATTATGACATCCctgataattttttaatacaaataaaaggaagaaagaaaattttattaattcccccgaaatttataaaatattttaacattatcAATTCTTCTTCATCTTACAATTTATTCcacattttaattaaaaaaaacaaattaagtaaaaaagaaaaaattataaaaaaaatacttcaAAAATTTGCTCTCGTAGCAGACATATATGAAGGAGACGTTTTATTTATCCCCTCCTTATGGTTGCACTATGTCTATAATATGCCAGCACACACATATTTAAAGAAGAGATATAAAAAGTATCACCAATATTTGTATACTGTAACAGAGAAATTACAAGGAAGTTTTTTTTCAAAGGAATATAAGAAGGaatatgacaaaaaaaaaaatttatcctcttataatttttacaaaaattctaaatttaaaataatcggaagaaacaaaacaaaaaaaaaaaaaaatacgtatGTAGTtaccaaaaaatttaagagGAAACATGAAAGTAAGATTCGATTACGATATCttgcaaataatatatttttgtacacAAATAAATCAGATAACCTGAACTGTTCAGAACATTTATCTTATGTACCAAAGGATGCTGATAAAAATGAGTTAATAACACACTATAGTCATTTagaaaattatgaagaatATTTGAAGAAgaattttcacatttttattgACTCAAACTGTGTGCAAAGTTGCAATAGAACGAGTAACAATGAAaagaaagggaaaaaatttCTATCCACTAGGAAcgataacaaaaaaatggcttataataaaaaaatagaagaaaaggATAATTCTGAACATTTAAAGCATGCTGATAATACTGCAACTTCGAAAGTGATAGAAGAAAAGGGAAGCGATTCATCTGAAGATTTTTACTTAAATGCCAAGTTAAATATTAGCGTCAATTActtttttagaaaaagaaaagaaatctgtttatttaataaaaaagatttataCGGAAATCAAGATATTCACGTGGTTaatcaaatttttaaaaaaattcaaaaagaaataaaaccCCTCATTTCGGTGCCAGCcaagtataaaaatttttatttgcagAAAATACAAGGGTTCCTATATTCCTACCTAGATGAggagtatatataa
- the PmUG01_11060100 gene encoding conserved Plasmodium protein, unknown function: MVGLNGGEKKKIDKEGYFNNFKLCNRESEKEKIIRIKNNLLECREKYSSDDIYKRENICVNSSDKLESKDSSFLINEEDKLSRNNSEVSFSLMRDTSDKEEETNRSKEGILNSQKNNKKLVNMAVLKNILNIYFLFDKNNEGCIDQKYACSVIEMIYKNNVNFILKNIKLNEKDVNEEDSKYDAKRYEGDNPFFCTKYFAHFLLLILKDVSVFQSKEGFIRKEIFIDIINEFVQTSSLNNDNDVFGVLRYPKNIVTNFYNYVYYLKRIDNEKKRRIIMDMKKNKELKNICFLDPKFVNADLNTHISYFKKKTKKKLEDIKTETSKEEMKECTFFPHTTKKPMYLLKKKKFKMTLNNSTTHKMRDTNSKYTPLRIIYDIDYSIERTLLLPNEETPEGFDTHSSNMSNNMHHIYNENNFAPIQLKYIIHQGYVKPKKISWHDTLRK, encoded by the coding sequence ATGGTTGGATTAAATGGtggggaaaagaaaaaaattgataaagagggatattttaacaattttaaattatgcaATAGGGAAAgtgaaaaagagaaaattatcagaataaagaataatttacTAGAATGTAGGGAAAAATACAGCAGTGATGATATTTATAAGAGAGAGAATATTTGTGTAAATTCTAGCGATAAATTAGAGAGTAAAGAtagttcatttttaataaatgaagaagaCAAGTTGTCTAGAAATAACAGTGAGGTTTCCTTTTCCCTAATGAGAGATACATCAGACAAGGAAGAAGAGACAAATAGATCAAAAGAAGGAATATTAAATagtcaaaaaaataataagaaattgGTTAATATGGctgttttaaaaaacattttaaatatatattttttatttgacaAGAATAATGAAGGGTGCATTGATCAGAAATATGCTTGTTCTGTGATTGAGatgatttataaaaataatgtaaatttcatactaaaaaatataaaattaaatgaaaaggatGTCAATGAAGAGGATTCTAAATATGATGCCAAAAGGTATGAAGGTGATAATCCATTTTTCTGTACAAAGTACTTTGCACACTtcttacttttaattttaaaagatgtATCAGTTTTTCAAAGTAAAGAAGGGTttataagaaaagaaatttttatagatattaTAAACGAGTTTGTCCAGACAAGCAGTTTGAACAACGACAATGATGTATTTGGAGTGTTAAGATACCCCAAAAATATAGTAAcgaatttttataattatgtgtattatttgaaaagaatagataatgaaaagaaaaggagAATAATCATggatatgaaaaaaaacaaagaattaaaaaatatatgcttttTAGATCCTAAATTTGTAAATGCTGATTTGAATACGCATATTagctattttaaaaaaaaaacaaaaaaaaagttagaaGATATAAAAACAGAAACCAGTAAAGAAGAAATGAAAGAATGCACCTTTTTTCCCCATACTACAAAGAAACCGATgtatttactaaaaaaaaaaaagtttaaaatgACCTTGAATAATAGTACTACACACAAGATGAGGGATACTAATAGTAAATATACCCCCCTACGTATAATATACGACATAGACTACTCAATTGAAAGAACATTACTTTTACCAAACGAGGAGACTCCAGAGGGGTTTGATACTCATTCAAGTAATATGAGCAATAATAtgcatcatatatataacgaaAATAACTTCGCACCAAtccaattaaaatatataattcatcaGGGTTATGTAAAACCTAAAAAGATCTCTTGGCATGATACCCTAAGGAAGTGA